In Trichocoleus sp. FACHB-46, one DNA window encodes the following:
- a CDS encoding NUDIX domain-containing protein: protein MLYSYKYPRPALSVDCVVFGLDDKETLKILLIQRRNSPFKDKWALPGGFMRMDKDESLEDAARRELHEEAGVENIFLEQLYTFGSKNRDPREWVASVAYYALVNLSEHSLRAATDASEAQWFSTTDLPDLAFDHQEIVDKAIERLRNKVRYQPIGFELLPKKFTFSQLQKLYESILGQKLDKRNFLRKFRSMDLLVDLNEVQGEVHHRPAKLYSFNEKKYEKLKEKGFNFEI, encoded by the coding sequence ATGCTTTACTCTTACAAATATCCTCGACCAGCCTTATCTGTAGACTGTGTGGTATTCGGGCTAGATGATAAAGAGACTTTAAAGATACTTTTGATACAACGAAGAAATTCTCCATTTAAAGATAAATGGGCACTTCCTGGTGGCTTCATGCGCATGGATAAAGATGAGTCCCTGGAAGATGCTGCTCGAAGGGAACTGCATGAAGAGGCAGGGGTCGAAAACATATTCTTAGAACAGCTTTATACTTTTGGATCAAAAAATAGAGATCCACGTGAGTGGGTAGCCTCAGTTGCTTACTACGCTTTAGTCAATTTAAGTGAGCATTCACTTAGAGCTGCTACTGATGCGAGCGAAGCTCAATGGTTTTCTACTACTGATTTACCTGATCTAGCTTTTGATCATCAAGAAATCGTAGATAAAGCAATTGAAAGGCTTAGAAATAAGGTGCGGTATCAGCCTATTGGCTTTGAACTTTTACCTAAAAAATTTACTTTTTCTCAGTTGCAGAAACTTTACGAAAGTATACTTGGACAAAAACTAGATAAAAGGAATTTTCTGAGAAAGTTCCGTAGTATGGATCTTTTAGTTGACTTAAATGAAGTTCAAGGAGAAGTCCATCACAGACCTGCGAAGCTATACAGCTTCAATGAGAAGAAGTACGAGAAGCTTAAAGAAAAGGGCTTCAATTTCGAAATCTAG